In Schizosaccharomyces osmophilus chromosome 2, complete sequence, the following proteins share a genomic window:
- the cbp7 gene encoding cytochrome b translation regulator Cbp7: MVNQFRKCILGPVNAGYTLAYSSLIKQGVDRPFMFYPKPFRKYRARNFLNIYKEDPNVSDPPEKVGHLEYKEADKMPTIDCLLVDSCITKTRKTIRQVKPLLHKDSSVILLNQDISLWMEYNSIFEDPLNRPKLYLGKFQNFSSQKPENVIQTSSLPYLRLCGMPAGRKFDWDTSRIQTINRLPEELDQVLNLNPLGNTEILSAKHFLTEQVCDLVILTTKSLPNPQMKRNAIYSWLDLISRLPFFGHLDKSLLSFDALYQSTFLKPVTFLNVPPSNAKIFSKYQCMKTLLKFATPCASDDTLHSFLGHLVNFSVRNYNTLFPSSMPEPPPHLFSTTKRIPLPNMSD; the protein is encoded by the coding sequence ATGGTAAACCAATTCAGGAAATGTATTTTGGGACCCGTGAACGCAGGGTATACCCTGGCATATTCCTctttaataaaacaagGAGTTGATAGACCTTTTATGTTTTACCCCAAGCCATTTCGAAAGTATAGGGCTCGtaactttttgaatatttacAAGGAAGACCCCAATGTTTCCGATCCGCCAGAGAAGGTAGGCCATTTGGAATATAAAGAAGCAGATAAAATGCCTACCATTGATTGTTTACTGGTGGACTCTTGTATTACGAAAACGCGAAAAACGATACGACAGGTTAAGCCTTTATTACACAAAGATAGCTCTgtcattcttttaaatcaaGACATTTCCTTATGGATGGAATACAATTCTATATTCGAAGATCCTTTGAATAGGCCCAAACTTTATTTAGGGAAGTTTCAGAATTTTTCATCACAGAAGCCAGAAAATGTTATCCAAACCAGCTCTCTCCCTTATTTAAGACTCTGTGGAATGCCGGCCGGTCGAAAATTTGACTGGGATACATCAAGGATTCAAACAATTAATCGTCTACCGGAAGAATTGGATCAAGTATTGAACTTGAATCCCCTTGGAAACACAGAAATTTTAAGTGCTAAACATTTTTTGACTGAGCAGGTTTGCGACCTGGTTATATTGACGACGAAGAGCCTACCTAACCCtcaaatgaagagaaaTGCCATCTACTCATGGCTAGACCTGATATCAAGGTTACCCTTTTTTGGCCACTTAGACAAGTCTCTTTTAAGTTTTGATGCTTTGTATCAATCTACTTTTCTTAAGCCTGTaacatttttgaatgttCCCCCTTCAAATGCCAAAATCTTCTCAAAGTACCAATGCATGAAAACCCTTTTAAAATTTGCAACGCCGTGTGCGAGTGATGATACGCTCCATAGTTTTCTGGGTCATTTAGTTAATTTTTCTGTCCGTAACTATAATACCCTATTTCCTTCGTCGATGCCTGAACCACCTCctcatttattttctacGACTAAAAGAATCCCATTGCCAAATATGTCTGACTAA
- a CDS encoding CCR4/nocturin family endoribonuclease yields the protein MLIRVFFLRKFIETYPSANLIAATVAPLPHTTWKNSFFNNILMASSKPETKNGSKKGVPSFVTPEYIELQRQKKAEKMAKKATLKQSVPQEDQPREFNTDFIKRDMLPLPNFVPFDENKLPVDIKVMTYNVLAQTNIRRSMFPHSGETLKWKNRSKVLENEFKFYAPDIGCMQEVDAEFIPSFYKPLMESMGFDLSFQAAEGKTHGILIFWKTSLFEKLKVDVIYYDDHDELPGRMNTKNIGCCVSLQRTNDPSRGIFLATTHLFWHPYGSYERLRQGAVLVKEVNAIADARQNWPVIIAGDFNTEPFDTNYPAMTTKPFAICRRATDIIERSMNYVFGESELEGKEEAVAQPSIKQSDTNTESGVSTPTSTTSASAPSKKRILHVQNEFVPHYTTFYEQHQQNPRLVSLYSYGYKHVDPVNAKNAFEHPAFTNWANTYQGHLDYIFVMDRNSTSEKTANEVVEGIKLKSLLRIPKPAEMKEAEPLEGRYPSDHVALMASIQLI from the exons ATGCTTATTCGtgtctttttcttgagaaAATTCATCGAAACCTATCCATCTGCAAATTTAATAGCTGCAACGGTCGCACCTTTACCACACACCACTTggaaaaattcttttttcaataatatCCTCATGGCTTCTTCGAAAccagaaacaaaaaatggCTCCAAAAAAGGtgttccttcttttgtaacGCCTGAGTATATTGAATTGCAGCGTCAGAAAAAGGCAGAGAAGATGG CAAAGAAGGCTACTCTTAAGCAATCTGTGCCTCAAGAAGATCAACCTCGTGAGTTCAATACCGACTTCATCAAAAGAGACATGCTTCCTTTACCAAACTTCGTTccttttgatgaaaataaattacCTGTGGATATTAAAGTCATGACTTACAATGTGCTGGCTCAGACAAATATTCGTCGCTCCATGTTCCCTCATAGTGGAGAAACCttgaaatggaagaatcgATCAAAGGTCCTTGAAAATGAGTTTAAATTTTATGCCCCCGACATTGGTTGTATGCAAGAGGTTGATGCTGAATTCATACCTTCGTTCTATAAACCTCTGATGGAAAGCATGGGTTTTGACTTAAGCTTCCAAGCTGCTGAAGGAAAGACACAtggaattttaattttttggaaaacctctctgtttgaaaaactaaaagTGGACGTTATTTATTATGACGATCACGATGAATTACCTGGAAGaatgaatacaaaaaatattggCTGTTGCGTTTCATTACAACGTACTAATGATCCTTCCAGAGGTATATTTCTTGCTACTACTCATCTATTTTGGCATCCTTATGGCTCATACGAACGACTTCGTCAGGGAGCCGTCTTAGTAAAGGAGGTGAACGCTATAGCCGATGCTCGTCAAAATTGGCCTGTAATCATCGCTGGCGATTTCAATACAGAACCTTTTGATACAAATTATCCTGCAATGACTACGAAGCCTTTCGCTATTTGTCGACGTGCTACTGACATTATTGAACGCAGTATGAATTATGTGTTTGGCGAATCCGAattagaaggaaaagaagaagctgTGGCTCAACCATCAATTAAGCAATCAGATACTAATACCGAAAGTGGTGTTTCTACTCCTACTTCTACCACGTCGGCATCTGCCCCTTCCAAAAAGCGAATTTTACATGTGCAGAATGAATTTGTGCCACATTACACCACATTTTATGAGCAACACCAGCAGAATCCTCGACTTGTTAGCTTGTATTCTTATGGTTACAAACACGTCGATCCAGTAAATGCAAAGAATGCATTTGAGCATCCTGCTTTTACGAATTGGGCAAATACTTACCAAGGTCATTTGGACTATATATTTGTTATGGATCGAAATTCCACAAGCGAAAAGACTGCAAATGAAGTTGTTGAAGGCATTAAGCTAAAAAGTTTACTTAGAATTCCTAAACCAGCCGAAATGAAAGAGGCCGAACCTCTAGAGGGTAGATATCCTAGCGACCATGTTGCTTTAATGGCCTCCATTCAATTAATATGA
- the apc13 gene encoding anaphase-promoting complex TPR lobe accessory factor Apc13, with amino-acid sequence MDSNYCQIHMNQPRVVLFASEWRKDKLPVDDIEVRLEYLPPMPEDELTIQHSSANLILMRSKQLRHEPAWKDMALDDLVDHFAFVQGSQPRTEEASEENKTKNPFHSVPMASFLQANRKHQSEHASIRYIR; translated from the coding sequence ATGGATTCTAATTATTGTCAAATACATATGAACCAACCAAGAGTggttctttttgcttcGGAATGGCGAAAAGACAAGCTTCCCGTTGACGACATAGAAGTTCGACTTGAATACCTTCCTCCTATGCCAGAAGATGAACTTACAATTCAGCATTCAAGCGCGAATCTAATTCTGATGAGAAGCAAGCAGCTGCGACATGAACCAGCTTGGAAGGATATGGCTTTGGACGATTTGGTCGATcactttgcttttgtgCAAGGATCTCAACCTCGAACGGAAGAAGCATCAGAAGagaataaaacaaagaaccCATTTCATTCGGTCCCTATGGCTAGCTTTTTACAGGCAAATCGAAAACATCAAAGTGAACACGCAAGTATACGTTATATTCGCTGA
- a CDS encoding RNA-binding protein, BICC1-like protein — protein MDSYVLSFSVPDPSPPPSEETALYASKCDFYGKIPYECIRTTAELRCTEAQSIYPVTINLHAKHKTPDISVSRNEIVIVIAGAYECVYSAKIYILQALPKLITSRILLDEPLENLLFDEEGFMYEDTIKHFNTISELTGAKLYLIHRSLSSGIEAEVSTGRGFSYRLNEQESFRQKHLEFTRLECGREEEADSSYFVVFYGDYCSVEHARIRFLTLLDELRGLSILSIPISASFQPILMGKAYSSSAGLKATETMNIYTLPFFSDMLPRLPNMPKLNSSKLIIAGESESLKRLEEAFYYAEEHLKVFTHIMEVSFTKLIEFLTNEVDELRLIMEENSSFLRFPDYFKEGKGSCTENSQIKIYSSTLVNAEKTALRLAKLSSKYVEGRTKFDVHDNEEFLRKKDSWKDLPFLERNAYSSKSSSATSLVSSSTEGNIISTKSPSKLVVPPTEYMLQLAIISMASGVEMLLMSNEITFSGQENTTPVAMEKASKVFHKLGSSQWHQILLDAPSKDLDFISGKKNGKLDKVKQQCKFNYRNGDIIFCPMSSTIFTVDIYGDELERVIKGMNTMLLEFPAEMHFFIPEEIHKKLIGFRGEQIQRVTKLYNSYIEFSTTPFDCYGHNVLIRTPSKFSENLWAVRSLFVKTAEGLGYGVPKYLYAVQV, from the coding sequence ATGGACTCTTACGTTTTGTCATTCTCCGTTCCAGATCCATCTCCTCCACCTTCGGAAGAGACAGCTCTTTATGCAAGCAAATGTGATTTTTACGGAAAAATTCCTTACGAATGCATTAGAACAACCGCCGAATTGCGCTGTACCGAGGCTCAGTCCATTTATCCCGTTACGATTAATCTGCATGCAAAGCACAAAACTCCAGACATAAGTGTTTCTCGTAATGAGATAGTAATCGTCATCGCGGGCGCTTATGAATGTGTATATTCAGCCAAAATATACATTCTCCAGGCTCTTCCAAAGCTTATAACTAGCCGCATTTTGCTTGACGAGCCTCTCGAAAACCTCTtatttgatgaagaagggTTCATGTACGAAGACACAATAAAGCATTTTAATACAATCTCAGAACTGACCGGAGCCAAACTATACCTTATTCACAGATCACTAAGTAGTGGAATAGAGGCTGAAGTAAGCACAGGTCGTGGGTTTAGTTATCGTCTAAACGAACAAGAAAGCTTCCGACAAAAGCATTTGGAGTTTACACGTTTAGAATGTGggagagaagaagaagctgatAGCTCTTATTTTGTCGTCTTCTACGGTGATTACTGTAGCGTTGAGCATGCTCGTATTCGATTTTTAACTCTTCTTGATGAACTTCGCGgtctttcaattttaaGTATTCCCATCTCCGCTTCTTTTCAACCAATTCTTATGGGAAAGGCGTATTCCAGCTCTGCAGGGCTTAAAGCTACCGAAACGATGAACATATATACACTTCCGTTCTTTTCTGATATGCTACCACGATTGCCAAATATGCCAAAACtgaattcatcaaaattgATTATTGCTGGTGAATCAGAGAGCTTGAAGCGTTTGGAAGAAGCGTTCTATTATGCTGAAGAGCATTTGAAGGTCTTCACTCACATTATGGAAGTTTCTTTCACGAAGCTTATTGAATTCTTAACGAATGAAGTTGACGAACTCCGACTTattatggaagaaaattcttcttttctaagATTTCCTGATTACTTTAAGGAGGGGAAGGGCTCATGCACAGAAAATTCGCAGATCAAGATTTATTCCTCAACACTTGTCAATGCAGAAAAAACGGCTCTTCGTTTGGCAAAATTATCAAGCAAGTATGTCGAAGGAAGAACAAAGTTTGACGTCCACGACAACGAGGAATTTTTGCGAAAGAAAGATTCTTGGAAAGACTTACCATTTCTTGAAAGGAATGCGTATAGTTCAAAATCATCCTCTGCCACTTCGCTCGTGAGTTCTTCTACGGAAGGTAACATTATCTCAACGAAATCACCAAGTAAGCTAGTGGTACCACCTACGGAATACATGCTTCAATTGGCAATTATTTCTATGGCTTCTGGAGTAGAGATGCTCTTAATGAGCAATgaaattactttttctgGTCAGGAGAACACCACTCCTGTTGCtatggaaaaagcaagcaagGTTTTCCACAAGCTCGGATCTTCCCAATGGCATCAAATCCTTCTTGACGCACCAAGCAAAGACCTTGACTTCATAtctggaaagaaaaatgggAAATTGGACAAAGTTAAACAGCAGTGCAAGTTCAATTATCGGAACGGTGATATCATTTTCTGTCCGATGTCTTCAACTATATTCACAGTCGACATTTATGGAGATGAATTGGAAAGAGTTATCAAGGGAATGAATACTATGCTTCTTGAGTTTCCCGCGGAAATGCACTTTTTTATTCCAGAAGAGATACACAAGAAACTAATTGGTTTCCGCGGAGAGCAAATTCAAAGAGTGACGAAGCTATACAACAGTTATATAGAGTTTTCGACCACTCCCTTCGATTGTTATGGACACAATGTCCTTATTCGAACACCTTCGAAGTTTTCCGAGAATTTATGGGCAGTACGGTCTTTGTTTGTCAAGACTGCGGAAGGTTTGGGTTACGGCGTTCCTAAATACTTATATGCTGTTCAAGTATAG
- the rga4 gene encoding RhoGAP Rga4 produces the protein MTAQSVNFCLKCWNEVKDDFTVSAFGKIWHTNCFTCCSCDKVLNPSSDKYAFDKGSLYCNDCVKICSHCALPIHEVTVMTGGQAYHPSCFTCSSCHDFLDSTAYAKSKGEMYCLPCLRYGQLNPQSSTEDVSHKLARVPSSPYEGTFPQACSCSPPKSSGVPQKVPNAMESSFSPTEQLYSSNAARPKLSIQTASSDSLNGSVPLQPIQEVLDNQELKPKPFQPQLVVSPVTPSAQTNNILPGSFESAKSGFSNANYSNLLAANPTHLHPQKSLDKDLPVPSPRNEQSAFPKLQKPVPTFLPSQSVTNSPSKHGALNGHSDPSVNRLRTAFRDVTNDRNGRALPIRNSVSNTRDLKQDTLGEAGYSPTRGQFPRYPSRLSKKNRCLSNEFGAQPSHNAISASSLTFSPRAKSFTLSQGNANHMFQRSGRRSSLVRASDVFSSNVFEFSDDQVQDLVAEVSYLQTQRSALLLEVSSLASFTDAVPCMPAELLEQDLIAKLTDRFDNLTKSFQSEITTLLLRRDALSATVTKLQNAYNTATEETAYLNVKNTELASLNNQLERELSSLKESRQSKRKSSFGLFGRKPGSSSYSPSPTQSPRESLSRLQMVASSLGFRPKDKENNKENEGSKPNSKIDLRKSLTKKFSWKRGSRIPTPSSIVEETGGEEQEDNIPEAGVCKLCGKYSAQLRAHYQDCLSSTIDRQYQVQRSNVSSAPLDSEQFDSENQTLTKVPSLITTCINFVETYGLDFEGLYRKSGATSQMKRIWALLLEGDVALHPSDDISAVTSVLKQYLRNLPNPIITFEEYFPFILAGSRTSFQEKVEGFRGVIERLPSVHSTILRLIIKHLSKVAKYSSENLMNSKNLAVVFSPTLVRDPENERDVVDMTVKNYALSFLIDYADEVLP, from the exons ATGACTGCTCAGTCAGTAAACTTTTGCTTGAAGTGCTGGAAT GAAGTAAAAGATGATTTTACAGTTTCcgcttttggaaaaatctGGCATACGAACTG CTTTACATGCTGTTCTTGTGATAAAGTCCTTAACCCATCTTCCGACAAATATGCCTTTGATAAAGGGAGTTTGTATTGCAACGACTGTGTTAAAATTTGTAGTCATTGTGCACTTCCCATTCACGAAGTTACGGTAATGACAGGTGGTCAAGCTTATCACCCATCTTGCTTTACATGCTCAAGTTGCCATGATTTCTTGGATAGTACGGCATACGCCAAATCAAAGGGAGAAATGTATTGTCTACCTTGCCTTCGCTATGGTCAACTTAATCCTCAATCTTCGACGGAAGACGTTTCTCATAAATTAGCCCGGGTCCCGTCAAGTCCTTATGAAGGTACGTTCCCACAAGCTTGCTCTTGTTCACCACCCAAATCATCAGGTGTTCCTCAAAAAGTACCAAACGCTATGGAGTCATCCTTTTCACCAACTGAACAACTCTATTCGTCCAATGCTGCTCGTCCCAAGCTTTCTATCCAAACCGCATCATCCGATAGTTTAAATGGTTCTGTCCCCTTGCAGCCAATTCAAGAAGTTCTAGATAACCAAGAACTTAAGCCGAAGCCTTTTCAACCTCAACTAGTCGTTTCTCCTGTGACTCCTAGTGCccaaacaaacaatatCCTTCCAGGATCTTTTGAGTCTGCCAAGTCTGGCTTTTCAAATGCCAATTACTCGAATCTTTTGGCTGCAAATCCTACCCACCTTCATCCTCAAAAATCTCTTGACAAAGATTTGCCCGTACCTTCTCCAAGAAACGAGCAGTCTGCGTTTCCGAAACTTCAGAAACCTGTTCCTACGTTTCTTCCATCTCAATCTGTTACCAATTCCCCTTCCAAACATGGCGCTCTCAACGGTCATTCGGACCCGTCAGTAAACCGATTGAGAACCGCTTTTCGAGACGTAACCAATGATAGGAATGGCCGTGCCCTTCCAATTCGTAATAGTGTTTCAAATACCAGAGATTTAAAACAAGACACTCTTGGAGAAGCAGGTTACTCACCAACAAGAGGTCAATTTCCTCGATATCCATCCAGACTatccaagaaaaatcgCTGCCTTTCCAATGAGTTTGGCGCACAACCTTCACATAATGCGATTTCAGCTTCCTCTTTAACCTTTTCTCCGCGTGCTAAAAGTTTTACTTTATCTCAAGGTAACGCGAACCATATGTTTCAGCGTAGTGGAAGACGCAGTTCTTTGGTTCGTGCTAGTGATGTATTTTCCTCcaatgtttttgaattttcagATGATCAGGTTCAAGATCTGGTAGCAGAGGTTTCGTATCTTCAGACACAACGAAGTGCATTATTGTTGGAAGTTTCTTCCTTGGCATCATTTACCGATGCCGTTCCCTGTATGCCAGCTGAATTGCTAGAGCAAGATCTAATTGCAAAGTTAACAGACCGTTTTGACAACTTAACAAAATCATTTCAATCGGAGATCACCACCTTGCTGTTACGACGTGATGCCTTGTCAGCTACCGTCACGAAATTGCAAAACGCGTACAACACGGCTACGGAAGAAACCGCTTATTTGAATGTTAAGAACACTGAATTGGCGAGTTTAAACAACCAATTGGAACGAGAACTTTCAAGCTTGAAAGAATCAAGACagagcaaaagaaaatcgtCTTTTGGACTGTTTGGCAGAAAACCCGGTAGTTCCAGCTATTCGCCTTCACCTACTCAGTCTCCTCGTGAATCATTGTCTAGATTACAAATGGTTGCCTCGAGCCTTGGTTTCCGACCTAAGGATAAGGAGAATaataaagagaatgaaGGTTCCAAACcgaattccaaaattgaCCTTAGAAAAAGTCTTACCAAAAAATTCTCATGGAAGAGAGGATCAAGGATCCCCACACCCTCAAGTATTGTCGAGGAAACCGGAGGAGAAGAACAGGAAGATAACATTCCTGAAGCTGGCGTCTGTAAGTTGTGTGGAAAGTACTCGGCCCAATTGCGAGCTCATTATCAAGACTGCCTTAGCTCTACTATCGATCGACAATATCAAGTACAAAGAAGCAATG TTTCTTCTGCACCTTTAGATTCGGAACAGTTTGATAGTGAAAATCAAACATTGACAAAAGTTCCTTCTCTTATTACGACATGCATAAACTTTGTCGAGACTTATGGCTTGGACTTTGAAGGTCTTTATCGGAAAAGTGGTGCAACATcccaaatgaaaagaatttggGCATTGCTGCTAGAAGGAGATGTTGCTCTTCATCCTTCAGATGATATTTCTGCTGTAACATCCGTACTAAAACAATATCTCCGAAACCTCCCAAACCCCATCATAACATTTGAAGAATACtttcctttcattttaGCAGGAAGTCGCACGTCGTTTCAAGAGAAGGTTGAAGGATTTAGAGGAGTTATCGAAAGACTACCTTCTGTTCACTCGACTATCCTTCGCTTGATCATAAAACATTTATCCAAGGTTGCAAAGTATAGCTCGGAGAATCTTATGAACTCTAAGAATTTAGCTGTTGTATTCTCACCCACCCTAGTACGAGATCCTGAAAATGAGCGTGATGTCGTTGACATGACCGTAAAGAATTATGCTCTATCCTTTTTGATTGATTACGCTGATGAGGTGCTTCCCTGA